The Triticum aestivum cultivar Chinese Spring chromosome 6D, IWGSC CS RefSeq v2.1, whole genome shotgun sequence genomic sequence gttgacctggagggtacccgtgagttgatgtgaagtcgggttgacctAGAGGGTACCCGCGAGATTTCTACATGGCACGGCTGGGCATTCCGaacccttgccgtaagtccacgagacggggcgacagggtcatatcgatcgtgagtctctgctcgttaccgtgcGCTCCCAAGTCACTAatggtttggatatgtgatccgagtaggcctctggcctttttcgcactgatcaccacgcgggaataagtatgaGCACTCGGCATCGTACGATTCTTCCGAAAGCTCTagcagacgtccagttcagcattgtggcacggtcgaATCGTGCCATCTAGGACAGAGGTGGCGCTGGTATCCAGCCTGCTcacaatgacccggagtgcaaagggcgatgggacCAAGACCCCTGagcacttaggatgtagaccggcgtggaCCTCTCTACGGAGCCTAGGTAGGAAGATGGTGTGTCGATCAGCCGAGGCCGGTCATGGCCTGAtggtgtgtccgaccggagttaatcaagcatgttgggtaagttggtgcacccctgcagggaagtatatctattcgaatagcggtgtccacggtaatggacgctcGGTGCACCCctgctgaggcatgtaatggatattATGGCTCCGGGATCGCTTTCTCGCAGGGACTCGAGGAAGTGATCTCTGGGCAATGTTACAACATACTTACTACTATTATAATATGTTAcccttatctcttctgatgctgcaagatgcttgaagatgctagtcttcgataggctaggctttttcccttctcttttggcattctacagttcagtccacagatacaacccattcctttgatactggtgcatacttagtttagatctgatgcaaGTCTTGCGAGTAATTCGGATGAGTACTCAAGGTTGCTTTGCTACCTATTTTCCCCCCATACCCATTTGTTGCgatcagatgacggatcccaggagccagatgccacagccgacgactactactactgcCCCGATGgagcttactactacgtggagaccgtcgatgaccaggagtagttaggaggctcccaggcaggaggccttagCCTTTCCGATCAGTGTCGctattttgtgctagccttcttaaggcaaacttgtctaacttatgtctgtactcagatattgttgattccgctgactcttgtgtattcgagccctcgaggcccctggcttgtaatatgaagcttgttttattttaatttgtgtctagagttgtgttgtgatatcttcccgtgagtccctgatcttgatcatacacatttgcatgtatgattagtgtatgattgagtCGGAGGCGTCACAGAGGCCAAAGCCAATTGAGAATTTTAGACCAAATGATGCTAATGATTGCACAACCGGCTAAGAGATGATCGACATTCTCAACGGTGTTGTGACAGAAAACACATGAGTCATTATGTGTAAGACCGCGTTTAGCATGATGATCTGCAATCCAAATCCTTCCACAGGCAGCCAACCAACTGAAGAATTTGCATATGAGAGGGGACCAAGATTTCCAAATTGCATTGGCCGAGGCCGATTTTGATGAAAAATGACCAAAAGACTCAAGGTTCCATTTTCATTTATCATTACCGTCATAGTCAAGTTGAACTCCGTGGATGGCCTCCGATAAGTTAAGTAACTAGATAAATTTGTCTATTGAGATGGCTTTAAAATATTTTAACCAACGACCTCCATCAAGTGCAAAAGCAACTATCCTTCTAGATCTAATGTTTTCTAGGATAACCTCAACAATATCTGGGGCAATAGAAGCAATAGGGGCGCCATCCATCCATGCATCATACCAAAAAAATTGTGCTTCCACGGTTGCCTAAGGTCACCTTAGTAGCGGCAATAAATTTCTGTAAATCTTAATTGCCAAGAGACTACCCCAAATGCCTCCATGGCTTCTCAGTATGAACATGAGCAATCCATGCCCGTCGCAGTTTAGTGGCCAAGCAATTTAGATTTCTCACTGCTTCCACAAAAAAATTAGATTTTTTCCTGAAAAGAAAACAAAAGTTCCATTTCAATTTCTGCCTACTTTCAATATCAAAGGTTTTAAAGATCATGTGTTGTGGAAGCCTCCCCGGCTGATTATATAGAGATCAATGTCGATGCCAGTTTTGTGGAGAGTATTAGTGCCGCCAGTGTGGGGGTGGTTGCTAGAAACTCGCGTGTCGAAGTAATCATTTCGTCGTGGGATTTTATTGGTTGGTGTAGCAACGTGAATGAAGATGAGCTCCGTGCTTGCCTCTTTATACCAATATTACCCTTCACTGGTCTGTTATTCTAGAGATTGACTATGCTTTTGTATGTTTTTTCTTGCAAATGAAAAGCTTGACAGGTCTCCTCTTGTTAATCTGAAGAAATAGGCTTTGAGTATCTCCAAGCTAATCCAGAATTTTAATATTTCTAAAATTAATCAGCTTGCCAATGGGGTGGCTCATGAGATTGCAAAGTTTAGCTTGTTAGTAGGTCTGATGGGGTTCTTATTAATAGTTTTCACCCTAATGTCATATGCTATAACAAATGATTGTAAtaacattttaattaattaatatatggggTGTTTTAAAAAAAAGGTTAGCATCTTCGTAAAAAAATTACTAAGAAAAAATGGAATCCAATTAAGGAGTATATTTAGATTATTAGGGAGGGCACGATAGATTTGATAATTTGGTTCTCAACTTCTCAGCTAGTTCAATGAGGCTTCTGATTAGGAAGATCATGAGATCCCAATCAGGGGGGACAAACAAGAAGCAGAAGTGGAGGCATGTGGTGGCTACTAGAGTGAGTACCAGGATAAATAGAGGTGGGACAGCCACTATCTAGAAAGCACAAGACTTGAAGAAGGCCAAGAATTTAGAGACAAATAGAGGTAAAGAATTTTTCTTATGGTATTCATAATTATTTTGCTATTCTGTATAATTTTATTATTACTGAGAAAGCTAGAAATGTTGGAGAGTCAAGCTTGGTGACTCGGATTTTGAGATTAAAAAATGTTGAATTCCAGAGATCGAATGAATTTCATAATGAGCACTCTGATATGTTTCTTCCTCCTGATATTGATATTAGTGAGGGAAAAATAATCGGTAATTCTAACTTAGAATGTTCTGCTACATCACCCACTTCATCACACACTATTCTAGAGGATGACAACTCTTTCCACTAGATTGAGGTGTCTAGTAGGAGAAAAGGTAGTAGAAATCCCTTTCTAAAATATGTAAATGGTAGTTGCATTAATTGGATATGACAGGGGCCTGAATAGACTTGAAAAGATTAATAGGGTTCATGAACCCACGAGGGAAGAATGCCCTGAAATTGTTAGTCTTTCTGAATCAAAGGAAGACAAGTTCAATTAAAACTTTTGGATACAGCTGGAGTTTTTAATTGGAAGTGGTTGTCTGCTGTGAATACAGCTAGGGGCATTTTAGTTTGGATTAACATGGACAACTTTGAAGTAGTTGCATGGGATGTCTTAACTTTTTGTGTCTTTTGTCCCATTAAAGATAAAAGGGACTCTGTGGTTTGGAGATATGCGTTTGTTTATGGACCAGCTTATGATGAGCATAAACTAGTGTTTATTAGTGAGCTTCATAACTCTCTTAACTGTTGGTCGGGTCCCACTCTTGTTGGTGGGATTTTAAATCTGGTCAGAGAATGTAGGATCAGGAGCAATGGTGTTATTAATCAACAATGGGCTAACTTGTTCAACCACTGGATTAATAAATTTGGGTAAATAGAGGTTAAGAAATCTGGTAGGAGATTCACTTGGGCCAATAACTAGGAGAATCTGATTATGGATACTCTAGATAGAATTTTCATATCCGCGGACTAGGAAAATCCATTTCCCAGTGTGCTTGTGAAAGCTTTATCTGGAGTGGGTAATGATTATACCCCATTGATATCTCCCCTCCTACCAGTAAGCAATTTAGATTTGAGAAGTGGTGGGTCAGACTTGAGGGATTTAGAGATTTAGTTTGTAGAAACTAGAATGCTAGTTGTCATGTAGAACCCTATTAAGAATGGTAGTTCAAAATTAGGAGACTTGGGAAAACTCTCAAAGGCTGGAATGCTATTATTGAGGCTGCCCAAGAAAGACATAAGGAAGAGCTTATTGTTGAAAACGGTTGTACGTCTTGATATTCTTGTTGAATATGATTTCACATCTTGATATTCATGTTGAATTCCAACCTTTATCTCATCATTCTTAGAGTAGAATGGGCGAGATTGCAGGAGAACTCAAGCAGATCTCGCATAACGAGGAAGTTCAAGCTAGTCAGCAATCCAGGGGGAGGGACAGTAAGGAAGGTGATAGGAATACTACATATTTTCATGCTATGGCTAactagaggaggaggaagaaaatgaTCAGCATGCTGGAGGACTCTACTGGACCCGTTGAAGACCCTCAAGGTATCTTGAGCATTGTTGTTAAATTTTACAAGAATTTGTTTGGTTTCCATCCTAAAATTAATGTTAACCTGATGGACAACTTCTGGGCCCCTAGTGAAATGGTCAATGATGGCCAAAACTCCCTCCTTGGGGCTGAGTTCACTGAGGATATTGTATTTGGCTCTATGCTGAAGGAGCACCTGGTCCAAATGAATTTTACTTTTTTGTTTTTCCAACAATTCTGGGAGTTGATTAAAAAGATCTCATGAATATGTTTAATTTGCGGAATAAGGAGAGCTAGAACTACTTAGATTAAACTTTTCACAGCTCACCCTTATTCCTAAAGAGTCAGATGTTGTGTCTATACTGAAATATAGGCCTATTGCTCTTACCAACTGTGATTTTTAAATTTCCTCCACATGTGTAACCAATAGGTTCGGTAGGGTGTGTGATGAGCTTATCTCCGCTAACCAAATAGCTTTCTGAGGGGGAGATATATCATGGAGAGTGTTGTGTATGTACATAAGATTATTCAAGATGTAGTTGTTAATAAGGGTTGTGGATTCATTTTTAAACTAGATTATGAAAAAGCCTATGACATGGTTAATAGAGAGTTTCATATTTCTATGATGCAACAGAGAAGATTTAGTCAGAAGTGGATCAAGTTAATTCGGTCCCTTCTGTTTAATGGCATCAATAGCCACTTCTTTAAGACTTGAAGATGTGTGAGGTACGGAGATCCTATCTCTCCTTTGCTTTTAAATCTTGTAGCTAATGTTTTCACTCGTATGCTTATTAAAGCTGCATAAACTGGGTAGCTAGGAGGTCTATTCCAAAAGCTTAAGCCTACAGGAGTAGTCAAtatgcaatatgctgatgacactctcTTGTTCTTAGAGAAAGACATTGGGTCGGCTAGAGATCGCAAATAGGTTTTATTATGTTTTTAACAAATCTTTGTATGAGAACTAATTTTAACAAGTGTGATACAATATTGATGAGGATGAAGCCCAACCTTTTGCACAAACTTTGTGTTGTAGATTGGGTAAATTCCCATTGACAATTTGCGATGGGCTAGGAAAAGAGTTTTTTTTACATGTAGAAAAAGAGTAGCTAACTGGGATCTAGTGCCCATGAAAAGATCTTGGTGGGCTAGGAATCCCTAACATGTCTGAATTTAATTTATGCCTTCTTGCCTCCTGGGTCAAGAGGTACCAGCTTTCAGATAAGAAGATTTGAAAGCAGATTATTGATCTTAAATATAGAACCCAAAACCCTAATACTTTTTCTTGTTCTCCAACTAATGTCTCTCCATTTTTGAAGGGTGTTGAGTCTCATATGAGCTGCTAAAGCAGCCAAAATGGGATATCGATGGAAAGTTGAAAATGGAAAAAAGAAAATCAATTCTGAGAAGATCATTGGTTTGGCTCTTCTAGTTTACTTTATTATATGTGCTCTTAGGGCATGAACAATGGTAGCATATGGATACACATGCCCCATGAAAAAAGGTGGCTTAAGGCAACTGCATTGATTTTTCTCCCCAAAGTAAGCTACTATTAGTGGCCCTCATCAAATAataaaaaatagaaacttaaaaAAAACTCTAATACATATGCATCTCTACTCCTTATTTCAATTTTTTCAGCTTTTTACATCGGTCCACAATTTTTCTCCCCAAGCACCCGTCTCTTACAGAGGATCTCGCTTCCTTATCCGAACCTAATTTCCCTAACATCCAATCCTATATGGCACATGGGGCATCACCATGAGGCTATGCATTGGCCATGCCCTTAGCGACCCTCGCTAAGGACCCTTTTGTTTTTTACATGGAAAAGATCCATGAAGTAACCGGCACAGCAAAATCAAACGATCATACTCAGTGCGTCCTAAACAATTTGCTGCACATGCCCATTCCGTCTACACATTGGCTACAAATGCAGTATAGAACAAACAAAATACTACCGTCATTATTAGGCAGTAGAAAAGCCAGATTAGGCACCAAAACGAGGAACTGAATGCCAGTTTGCAAATGGCTGTACAGTCACCATATAGATGGTACATCCACGCCACATTGACAATTTTTCATAACTTATATGTAGACCAAACGTTGGGACAGGATTTACATGCATTACAAAACAGAGAAAGCACACATTACAGTCTTCGAATGACCAAAGCATACTATGCTTTTTACGAAAAAGGTGTTGCTACCACATTTCATACGAATAACATTTTGGAGAGGCGGCATTACATACAAGACGTACGATGATCTTGCAGGTTGTGTGAGACGCCCGGAATCTTCTCAGGCAACCCTAACACTTATCAGTCGTCACACTTTACACCAGAAAGGTACACTCGAGACTGTATGACGCTAGTCCCGATCAAGAAACCAGGCATCACCATCAAGTCGACTCTAGGCCTCTCGGCATTCTCATCCAAGACGATGTTCTTCACAACGCTTTCCATGTGAATCTCTGAGAACTCGCTTGCCTTCTTCACTTGGAAGACCCTGACCTTTGGGTCGAAAGAGTAGGCCAGCCTGTGCAACAACCATATGGACTTCGCCAACTTGAGAAATGCCTGATAGAAAGGTGTCCTTGGATGCCCGCCACTCATGACGTAGTTTCTCTGATCCATGTTGCCGAAGAAAGAACCTTCCATCTTTGGGTGCACAAGCAGTAGGTATTTGCTTCTGCAGAACTTTCCGAAAACTGAATCTGGGTTTTGGCTCAATACATCCAAAGGATCCATGGCTCGTACTGCAAGGAATTGATGGAAGAAAGCCTCATTGGAAACAGTGGCATTAGCAGCGTCAATCAAGAAGTTCTCTTGATGGAAACCACTGAAGATTCTCTGGCAGATATAAGACTCAAATGCATACTTCTTGTGAGCTCTCCTTGTGTAAACTACATCAGGTTCAATTGCGTTAGCAGCAGCATCAAGATCCCAACCTGCAGCTTTCATCATGTTGATCAAGGGCTTTGAGAACTCATGTATTGATTGGTATGCGTTATCAGCAGTAGATGTAAACAAGCTTGGTGTCAGCTCAACAGAGAAATAGCTCTCTTCTTCATCAGATTCCTCTGATTCCTTGTTAAGTAAGCCCCTTTGCTTCAATTTCTTCTCCAGTTTTGTTTTCCGATGTTTGGCCTCATCGGTTTGCTGCTGTAAGTGGGTAATCTCAGTATCTCTATTCTGGATCTGGGACTGGAACTTCTTTACCATGACCTCGTACGTCTTTAACAAGTTTTGCTGCTCCTGTATTTCAGAAAGCAAGCGTGAATCTTGAGGTGATGCTGCTACTGGCTTAGGATTTCTCTCTCTGTAAGTATGTTTGAGTTCTGAAAGGCTCGTGAGCTCATCTATGACAAGCTTATCAGCAGTTTGTATCTTGTCCGGGTCATATGGGGTGTGAGCTTCCTGCAGCTGAATGTATGCAGCCTTTAAAGAGGATATGTTGTTGAATATTCTTCCAATCATACTGCCCATGTTCTGATTCATATTTTCATCAATTGGTTGAGGATAAACTTTCTGGCTATTGTTGTCATAATTAAGTGACTCCTTGGAGCTGGGCCGGATCATTACTTCTTGCGCACAGGATCAACAAAGTTAGTTGTCTTTACCAGCCTGCAAATAGCATCCACCTGCAAAAACAAACACCGAGTAAGACACGAATTGCATAAACGGACATAACAGGAAAAATAGCTGAAAAGAAACTTTCTTTGCAAGTTCTTTACATCCTGTAATAAGAAAGAGAAATAGATCGTCCAAAATAAACTACAGCAAGCTTTGGGCATCTGAACCAGAGATTATATAACCACACACCCATATTCTGAACCTTGAACAACATATGTTACACAAAATGACCTCCACAACAAGTCCTCAACCCATCACAAACAATACAAAATTTGAGTATTCTAGTAGGACAGCTAACAATAACCCAACAACCAGTCGATCTCCCAAGATGAACGGTATGAACTGCACTTTACTCATTAGGGTGCCATGGGAAGATTCATTTCAAGACATATGGTCCATGTAACTGAAAGTACAAGAAACTACAAAGCAGGCAGCCTATATGGGTCAAAACCAATGTTATCTTTAGATaccaatcataatcataatcaacTCCCTGCCTCTTTACAGGTCGCTGATCCATATTAAAAAGCTTAACCATCACGTATCCTACActgatgatgatggtgttgattGCCCTCTAATCAAGAACCATGTGCAGCCCAATTATACATTGCTTTCCTCCCAAGTATTGGCTATAGCAGGCCCAAATTTTATTAATCTTAATATAAATGCATAGAGAAAGTCTATTTTCTAAACTATACTCGAATTTTCCCTTCATGTACCAACCGTCTACTGCAAGCTCCATGCCGTAAATGTCAAAATCAGCAAAGCCCACAAGGAACAAAGTCATAAAACATGTAACATTCAACTATATAGCAAGCATGTTGGGCGTCTAAAGCTTCTCCAGAAGTGGCTTCTGGCTGGCTCCCAGAGAAGTGGCTGAACTGTCTTTTAGTTATGCTTGCTGTCTGAGCTGTAATTAAAGTTTAAAATGTCTGGAATACCACTGAAGAAAAAGCTATCATGTTTGTTGTCTGACATAGGGACAGTTTAATCTGTGTTGCCTTAATATAAATCGTTAAGTTGACTTGGAAACGGGAGTTGATGTTGACAATATTAGGTATTTGTAATTAAGAGTTTCTTGACGCCTTGTAATTAATTTGTAACTTGGGGTTCCCATGTGGACATGCATTGCTCCAGATGAGCTTTAGATAATTAGTGGGATTCGTATATGATAGGTTACTATGAGATCCATGCGGTGTCTGGCTTGATAGCGCGAGACAGGTATTTTTGGGTAATCATACCCAGCTCAGTTGAGAACCCACTTGTTACACACCATCGTACTCCACTCATCcactctcctctcctcctccatcacaATCACATGTATGTTCCTGTTCACTGGGAATCCACTAAGCCTCGACTTGGCTGGTGGACTGGTTCCCACTTCCCCAAGCAAACCCCTCACTTTACCACCTCGCCGATCTCCTGTCTGTTTCAAACCAGGCAGTTATGGCTTCAGCACTCCAGCAGCTGGTGCCGTCATTTGAAGCCGACAACCGCAGCTTCCCTGGAATTTACCTTCTCGCTGGATTTCGCTCTTCCCAGACGAATTCGAACCCTGCCCCTGGCCCCTGCATAGAGCCTTCCATAAATTTTCTTTGCTCCACCAAATGTCGGTTGCATAGCCCTAATCCTATGGTTTCCATAACCTCTACAACTTTCTT encodes the following:
- the LOC123144385 gene encoding protein GRAVITROPIC IN THE LIGHT 1: MIRPSSKESLNYDNNSQKVYPQPIDENMNQNMGSMIGRIFNNISSLKAAYIQLQEAHTPYDPDKIQTADKLVIDELTSLSELKHTYRERNPKPVAASPQDSRLLSEIQEQQNLLKTYEVMVKKFQSQIQNRDTEITHLQQQTDEAKHRKTKLEKKLKQRGLLNKESEESDEEESYFSVELTPSLFTSTADNAYQSIHEFSKPLINMMKAAGWDLDAAANAIEPDVVYTRRAHKKYAFESYICQRIFSGFHQENFLIDAANATVSNEAFFHQFLAVRAMDPLDVLSQNPDSVFGKFCRSKYLLLVHPKMEGSFFGNMDQRNYVMSGGHPRTPFYQAFLKLAKSIWLLHRLAYSFDPKVRVFQVKKASEFSEIHMESVVKNIVLDENAERPRVDLMVMPGFLIGTSVIQSRVYLSGVKCDD